ATCTGCTGCCCCCGCTCGCCAAGACTCTCCACTGTTCGCGCAGAATCCTTTACCCGGTCGGAAATGCGCTCCATTATGGCTACGGTGTTCTGGATAACCGTTGCGCCGGTCATGGCCGTATCGTTGGCGTTGCGGGTGCTTTCCGCCACGGTGCCGCAGTTGGAAGCTATTTCAAAGGTGGACGCGGCCAACTCCTCGCTGGCCGAAGCAACGGCTCCGGATTGGGAAGCTGCCTCCTCGGCGCCATGGGCCATCTGTTCGGCATTGGACTGGAGCTGATACGACGCCGAAGCCACCTGAAGGGTGTTCTGGGAAACCTCGAAGATGATGCCGTGGAGCTTCTCCACAAAATTATTGAAACATGCGGCAAGTTCACCGAACTCGTCCTGGCGGGCAAACTCAATCCGCTTCGTCAGGTCCCCCTCCCCTTCGGAAATGTCACGAAGCCGTTCCACGAAAAGTTTGAGCGCAGACCCGACCCGCATGGCCGTCGAAACAAGCATGGCCAGCAGCAGCACGGCAACAGCAAAAATCGTAGCCAGAATCTGTATGCGGGTAACAGAGAGGATATGGTCCATCTCGGCACTGGCTGCCTGGTAGACAACCCCCACCTGCTTTGGAATATAGTTGTCCAGCAGCGGTTCAAATTCATTAATTACGTCGCGCAACTCCTCCCGGTCCTCGGAAAGTTCCTCGCTCTGGAAGTTGCTTGCCAGGGCCTTCTGGGCAATCGTTGCGAACAGTTCATCATATTGCGCCGCAAGCTTCTTGCCGCCGGCAGCCCACTCCCGGATCTTCGGGTCTTCGGTGCCGGCGGCAATGGCGTCCAGGTTGTTGTTTACCTTCGCCACCGCCTCCTTGACCCGCGGAACCCACTTATCCTGCTTCCGGTCGAAGAATTCAGCCTCGTACTCCCTGGCCTTGAGCATGGCGATATTGCCGCGCAGCGCCGTATTGTTCACCTGCGTGAGTTTCTCCATGAACTCCTGCTGGCGGTGAACCTTGGCGAAACCGAAGAGCATGAACCCGATTATGACACCCATGCCGACAAGGGTCAGAACAAGAGTGATGCCCATCCTTTTCTTGATGGTGAGACGCATGGTACCTTTTTCTCCTCTCGCAATTGCCGCTTACAAAATGCGGAAACAAAGTCAGTGTTTTGACTTTTTTCACCCACTGCAATCGGTGACAAACGTGCCTGCGCCACGAGCCAAGAGCTCTAACCCCTTAATCACAGAACCCCGTCACGACGCAAGGCGGAACCGTCCAACCAGCTTCTGCAATTCTTCCGCCAATTCCGCAAGCTGCCCGGCCGCTCCCGCCGATTGCTGTGCCCCGCTGGCAGTATCGTGGGCAACATCGGTAATCTGCTGGATATTCCGGCTGATCTCGGTGGTAGTGGCAGTCTGCTGTTCGGCTGCGGTGGCTATCTGGTTGATTTGCATGGTCACGTTGTTGATCTGGTCAAGGATATCCCGCAGGGCATCCCCCGAGCGTGCCGCCTCGCCGGTCCCCAGCTCCACCTCGTTGACCCCCTCCTCCATGGAGGCGACGGCCCCTTTGGTCTCCTGCTGAATCGCCTTGATCATCTGTGATATCTCTTTGGTGGCGCGGGTGGTTCGCTCGGCAAGGGCGCGCACCTCATCGGCCACCACCGCAAAACCGCGGCCGTACTCACCGGCCCGGGCAGCCTCAATGGCCGCGTTCAGCGCCAGGAGGTTGGTCTGGTCGGCAATATCCTCAATGGTCCGGATGATTTCCCCTATCTGATCGCTCCTGGTGCCGAGGCTGTCCACGGTGCGGGCCGCATCCTTAACCCGTTCGGCAATCCGGCTCATTACCGACACGGTTTCCTGCACCACGGCAGCCCCCGTGCGGGCCGTGGCGCTTGCCTGGTTGGCCCCCTCGGCAAGGCTCACGCAGTTGCCGGCAATCTCGACGCTCGTGGCGGCCATTTCCTCGCTGGCCGTGGCCACCGTGCCGGCCTGACCGGCCACATGGTCGGCGCCATTGGCCATCTGCCGCGAGGCGGATTCCACCTGGCTTGCCGATGCCGCCACCATGGTAGCGTTCTGGGCCACCTGACCGATAATCCCCTGAAGCTTTTCCACAAAGGTGTTGAACGAGCGGGCCAGGTCTCCCGATTCATCCTCCCGCGTCACGGCAATCCGCTTCGTCAGGTCTCCCTCCCCGTCGGCAATGTCGTGGAGGCTCGCCACCACATTCCGCAGGGGGCGCACGATGCCGAGCCCCACGGACAAGGCAAGCATCAGGGTAAGGACGGAAAAGATGAGCGTGCCGCCGATCACTCCCCAGTGGAGCTTTGCCATATCGCTGCGCACGTCATCCACATAGATGCCGCTTCCGATAATCCAGCCCCACGGCTCGTAGAGCTTCACGTAGGAAATTTTCGGTACCGGCTCGCTCTGGCCGGGCATGGGCCACATGTAATCCACGAAACCTGCCCCCTTTTCCCGGCAAACCTTCACGAACTCCACGAAAAGATGTTTCCCCTTCGGGTCCTTGTTTCCTGAGAGATCTGTACCGTCAAGCTCCGGCTTCACGGGATGCATGATCATCCGGGGAGAAAGGTCGTTGATCCAGAAATACTCCTTCCCCTTGTAACGGAGCTCCTTGATATCAGCCATGGCAAGACGCTGGGCCTCTTCCAGGGGAATCTCCCCCAGTTTCGCCTTCTCGCCGTAGCGGTTAAGGGTGGCGAAGGCCACCTCGACAACATTCCTGGTTGATTCCTTCTTGCCATCCATCATCTTCCCCTCGATATAGGGGAGGAAAAAGAGGAGGACCATACCGGCGAAGAGGACCACGGTAAGCGCCGAGATGGTCATGACTTTGGGGAGAATCCCCCAGTTTCTGTACCGCTTGATTGTCATAGGCTGCCTCCTTTGCTGGATCGAGGTTATATATATGCAAAACACGGTAATTTATGGCGAAAACAGTGCATTGGCGTACTAATCCCTATCGGCAGGAACGGAAATCTCTTTAGATTAAAACGCGATTATAAATTGTAAAAAAAGGAAAACGCGACGGCGGATGGAATGGTCCGCCGTCGCGTCGTTGAGGAGGGGAATCTTTCTACCGAATCTGTGACGAGCAGCACGCGTAGCGTGGCGGGAAGGCATCCGTCACGGATTCATACATTCTAAACTTCGATGGTATAGCCCACGGAAGCCGGGTGGAAACAGCCGGGGAACTCCTGATGGAGCCGGGCGGCAGCGGCAAAACCGGTGCAATGGCTGCCGAGAATCTTCCGCACGCCATACCCGCGCAACGCGGCCACCGTCTCGTCCAGCTGGTTTTGGCCGCAGAAACCGAGGTGGGTCCCGCCGATGACCGCATGGATTTCGGCGACTCCGGTGGTCTCCCGGGCCCATTCAATGGTATTCACCAGCCCGGCGTGGCAGCAGCCCAGAAGGAGTACGAGCCCACGTCCGGTACTGATGATGAGGGACTGGTCATCGCGGATGGAATCCGGGGCACACCCTGTATCGTCACAGAAAAGCCCCGTGTCGCCAACCTCGAAGGTTGCCGTCCGGGGCACCTCGCCCGTAAGGAACAGACCGGGCCCCACCTCGCGGAACTGGTCCGAAAAGGAGAAACTGGCACCCTGGCCCCGGAGAAATTCCTCGGCGTAAGGGATACCTATAGAGAGGGCTGCGCCGCCATCCTTCACCCGGTAGCGCCGGGCAAAGATTCCCGGATGCGCCAGTACTTCTTTTCCGCCGCAGGCGGAAAGAAGCCCCCACAGCCCGCCGGTATGGTCGTGATGGCCGTGGGAAATGGCCACGGCGCCCACCCTGCGGAGGTCCCGGTTCATGCGCTGGGCATTGGGAAGAAGCCCCTTGCCGCTGCCGGTGTCGAACAGGAGCGAGCCGCCGTCCCACTCCACCAGGGCGGAGAAACCGTGCTCTCCGATGGTGCCGGCAATGGGTCCCACGGAGTTGTCGCAAAGGATGGTTATCCGGCAGCTCATTTGCGGCAGCTCTCATTGGGGAACCTCGGCACCCCCAGTTTATCCAGGATGGTAATCATGGGGCACCAGTTGGTGAATCCCGACTGGAAGAGGTTCAGCCCCACGAAGGCGGTGAACCAGAGCCAGTTGGGGCTGTGATAATGGGCCAGCAGCAGCGAAATCAGAATGAAGCTGCCGGCAATGATTCTGAGCAGGCGATCGATGTACATAAGCTATTCTCCTTGCGTTTGTTACAGGGCGGCCAGCACCCGCTCCATTTTCTGCCGCACCGTTGCGGCCACGTCGGTCAGTTCGGCGTTGCCGATGATACCGAGTGCAGCTACCGGGTCCATGGCCATCACGACGGTTTTCCCGTCATTGCCGGTGTAGACGCACACGTTGCAGGGAAGCAGGGTCCCGATGTTCAGCTCCATTTGGAACGCCTCCCAGGCCATGGCCGGGTTGCAGGCTCCAAGGATTATGTAGTCGCGGAAGTCACGGCCCAGTTTCTCCCGGAACTTCTCCGTAACGTCGATCTCGGTGAGGACGCCGAACCCTTCCTTCGCCAGTTCCTCCCGGACTCTGGCCACGGTCTCCGCATAGCCCATCTCCACAGTCTTGCCGAATGCATACGATCTCGTGAGTTCCATGACAAACCTCCTTGTTTCGTCGGGGCAATCCTCATGATCGCCCCAGTACCGGGCGAATACAAGATTCGCCCCTACGACAGCAGAAGCTCGGCCACCTTCTTCGCCACCTCGCCGGTCAGGACCGCGCACCCACCCTTGTCCTTGGCGTTTTTAGTGGCAATGCGGCAGCAGGCGGCGCCGTACTCGTGCTTGAACCACTCGTGCAGCTCCTTGGTGACCCGCTTGAGGGTACGCTTGTCGTCCTTCAGGACGAAACCGAAGGCCATGGTGCCGCCGGAGACGGCGCCGCAGATGCACCCCACCCCGGAACCGCCGCCGAAACCGGATGCAGCCCGCACGACCTCCTCGGGTAAGGAGGGGAAAAACTGGTTACGGGCCGCCATGAGCACCGATTCGGCGCAGTGCATCTTCCCCGAGCGGTAAAAACCTTCCGCCTCTATGCCCACCTTATCCGCCACGGACTCCGCAACGGGAACGTTTTGTTTATTCTGCCAGAACATTGAACCTCCAAAATTTATTGTGTGATCGAGGAAACGTGAATTTCCCGCAAGATCAAGGCTGTCAAGGGAGAGCGCGGAGGCGTAGCAGCGCTACGCCGCACAAGCGAACCCGAAGACTTACGCAGATATTGCGGGAAAGTCGCGTTTCCGGCGGCGCTCCTTCCAGTCCTCCACCAGATAGTACAGTATCGGTATGGTCACGCGGGAAAGGGTAGTGGAAGCAATCTCCCCGAACATCATGGCCAGAGCCAGCCCCTGGAAGATGGGGTCGAAGACGATGACGAAGCTCCCCACCACCACCGCCGCCGCGGTCAGAAGCATGGGCCGGAACCGCACCGCGCCCGCCTCGATGATGGCTTCATCCAGTGGCAGCCCCTCCCGCCGCTTCAATTCGGCGAAATCTATGAGGATGATGGAGTTGCGCACAATGATGCCTGCCAGGGCGATGAAACCGATCATGCTCGTGGCGGTGAAAAAGGCGCCGAAAAGGGCGTGCCCCGGCAGGATGCCGATGAGGGTGAGGGGAATCGGCACCATTATGACGAGGGGAGTGGTGAAATCCTTGAACCAGGCCACAACCAGGACATAGATTAGGATCATCACCGCTCCGAATGCAAGCCCCAGGTCACGGAATACCTCATAGGTAATGTGCCACTCGCCGTCCCACTTGATGCCGGGGCGCTCCTCGCTCCAGGGCTGGGTGGCGGCCCGCTGCTCGATATGGTAGCCGCCGGGGAGCGCTATCTTGTCAATCTCCTTCTGCATCTTCAGGATAGCGTAAACCGGCGCCTCGATCTTCCCGGCCACATCGCCGGTGACATAGACGACGCTCTTCAGGTTCTTCCGGTAGAGGCTCCGGTCCTCATTACCGGTGGCGACCCGTATCAGCTGCGACAGGGGGACGTTTCCGCGGGGGCCGGGCACGTAGATGGAGGAAAGGGAAGCCACGGAGCTCCGCTGCTCAACCGGAAGCCGAAGCGTTATGGGAACCGGCTCTTTTTCTTCCGGCAGGTGCATGATGCCGGCGTCCATCCCCGCAAGGGCAATCCGGAGCGCCTTCGCCACATCCTCCACGGCAATGCCGGAGAGGGCAGCTTTCTCCCGGTCCACGGCAAAGGTGACTTTCTGCTGGTTGTCCTCCACGTACCAATCGGTGTCCACCACCCCGTCAATCTTCTCGTAGATAGCCTTGATTTTTGCCGCTATATCAAGGCGAGTCGCCTGGTCCGGCCCGTACACTTCGGTGACGAGCGTGGAGATGACCGGTGGTCCCGGCGGCACCTCGGCAACCTTGATGCGGGCGCCGTGGCGGTCGGCCACGGCCTTGAGAACGGGCCTTATGCGGGTAGCCAGGGCGTGGGACTGGTCCTTGCGCTCTCCCTTGGGAAGGAAGTTCACCTGGATGTCGGCCACGTTGGAGCCGCTCCGCAAATAGTAATGGCGCACGAGACCGTTGAAATTGAAGGGAGCGCTGGTCCCCACGTAGGTCTGGAAGTCGGTCACCTCCGGCACGGTGCGCAGGGCCTCGGCCATCTCTACGGTCATCCGCGCCGTTTCCTCCAGGGGGGTCCCCTCGGGGGCGTCGATGATAACCTGGAGCTCGTTCTTGTTGTCAAAGGGGAGCATCTTCACGGTGACGAGCTTGAAGTAGATGAGAGAGCACGACACGAGCAGCAGCACCGTCACCCCGGCCAGAAAGCCGTAGCGGAGCGGCTTGCGGTGGATGAGACGCCCCATCCACTTCCGGTAGAAAAGCGTGAGTTTCGACTCCTCCGCCTCGGCATCGCTCCCGAAATGGGACTCCCCTTTCATGAGCCGGTAGGCAAAGTATGGGGTGACCATGAAGGCAATGAACATGGAGAGGAGCATCGCCATGCTGGCCCCCACGGGAATGGGCCGCATGTACGGCCCCATGAGCCCCCCCACGAACCCCATGGGGAGGATGGAGGCGATGACTGCAAAGGTGGCGAGCACCGTGGGGTTGCCGATCTCGTCCACGGCCCGGATGGCCGCCTCCAGGGGCTTGAACCGGGTGGTGGTGAAATAGCGGTGGATGTTCTCCACAACCACGATAGCGTCGTCCACCAGGATGCCGATGGAGAAGATGAGGGCGAACAGCGTAATCCGGTTCAGGGTGTAGCCGATCAGGTTGAAGACCAGCATGGTGAGGGCCAGGGTCACCGGGATGGCGATGGCCGCCACCGCTCCGGCCCGCCACCCCATGAAAACGGCTATGAGAAGCGTGACCGAAATGGCCGCCAGGAACATGTGGAACAGAAGTTCGTTGTTCTTCTCTTTCGCGGTCTCGCCGTAGTTGCGGGTGACCGTAACCTGCACGTCGGAGGGGATGACTTTACCCTTCAGGAACTCCACCCGCCGGATCAGGTCCTCCGCCACCCAGGTGGCGTTGGCCCCCTTGCGCTTTGCCACGGAGAGGGTGACCGCCGGGTAGCTCTCGGCCCGGTTTCCGGAAATCCCCTTGTGGTCCGCCGCCGGTCCCAGGCCGAAGAAGACGTAGTCCTTTGGCTCCTCGGGACCGTCCACCACCGTGGCCACGTCGGAGAGGTAGACGGGGCGGCCGTCGCGGGCGCTCACCACCAGCCGCCGGGCATCCTCGGCATCGGCGATGAAGCTGCCGGTCTCCACCAGAAACTCCCGGTTCCCGGTGGAGAAGGCCCCGGAAGGCAGGCGTGCGTTCCCCCCCTTGATCGCCCCCATCACCTGGAGGGGCGAGAGTCCGTAGGCGGCCAGCCGCGCAGAATCGAGACGCACCGTGAGTTGGCGGCCGAGCCCACCCACAATCCTGGTTTCGGCAACGTTGTACCCCTTCTTCAGTTCTTCGCAGAGCTCGCGCCCCAATTTCCGGAGCGTCTGGCCGTCGTAGCGGCCGGACCAGAGGGTCAGGGTCAGGATCGGCACATCATCTATGGACTTGGGCATCACCAGCGGCTCACCGGCCCCCGGGGGGA
The nucleotide sequence above comes from Geobacter benzoatilyticus. Encoded proteins:
- a CDS encoding methyl-accepting chemotaxis protein; translation: MRLTIKKRMGITLVLTLVGMGVIIGFMLFGFAKVHRQQEFMEKLTQVNNTALRGNIAMLKAREYEAEFFDRKQDKWVPRVKEAVAKVNNNLDAIAAGTEDPKIREWAAGGKKLAAQYDELFATIAQKALASNFQSEELSEDREELRDVINEFEPLLDNYIPKQVGVVYQAASAEMDHILSVTRIQILATIFAVAVLLLAMLVSTAMRVGSALKLFVERLRDISEGEGDLTKRIEFARQDEFGELAACFNNFVEKLHGIIFEVSQNTLQVASASYQLQSNAEQMAHGAEEAASQSGAVASASEELAASTFEIASNCGTVAESTRNANDTAMTGATVIQNTVAIMERISDRVKDSARTVESLGERGQQIGEIISTIEDIADQTNLLALNAAIEAARAGEQGRGFAVVADEVRALAERTSRATREISKMIKGVQDGTREAVAAMEEGVREVEKGTSEASRSGDAIREILELFRALDSQVAEIATTAGDQTRTTSEISSNILTISEIIETTAKGASDSAAAADGLARLAEQLKSLVGRFRLAE
- a CDS encoding methyl-accepting chemotaxis protein; this encodes MTIKRYRNWGILPKVMTISALTVVLFAGMVLLFFLPYIEGKMMDGKKESTRNVVEVAFATLNRYGEKAKLGEIPLEEAQRLAMADIKELRYKGKEYFWINDLSPRMIMHPVKPELDGTDLSGNKDPKGKHLFVEFVKVCREKGAGFVDYMWPMPGQSEPVPKISYVKLYEPWGWIIGSGIYVDDVRSDMAKLHWGVIGGTLIFSVLTLMLALSVGLGIVRPLRNVVASLHDIADGEGDLTKRIAVTREDESGDLARSFNTFVEKLQGIIGQVAQNATMVAASASQVESASRQMANGADHVAGQAGTVATASEEMAATSVEIAGNCVSLAEGANQASATARTGAAVVQETVSVMSRIAERVKDAARTVDSLGTRSDQIGEIIRTIEDIADQTNLLALNAAIEAARAGEYGRGFAVVADEVRALAERTTRATKEISQMIKAIQQETKGAVASMEEGVNEVELGTGEAARSGDALRDILDQINNVTMQINQIATAAEQQTATTTEISRNIQQITDVAHDTASGAQQSAGAAGQLAELAEELQKLVGRFRLAS
- a CDS encoding MBL fold metallo-hydrolase, yielding MSCRITILCDNSVGPIAGTIGEHGFSALVEWDGGSLLFDTGSGKGLLPNAQRMNRDLRRVGAVAISHGHHDHTGGLWGLLSACGGKEVLAHPGIFARRYRVKDGGAALSIGIPYAEEFLRGQGASFSFSDQFREVGPGLFLTGEVPRTATFEVGDTGLFCDDTGCAPDSIRDDQSLIISTGRGLVLLLGCCHAGLVNTIEWARETTGVAEIHAVIGGTHLGFCGQNQLDETVAALRGYGVRKILGSHCTGFAAAARLHQEFPGCFHPASVGYTIEV
- a CDS encoding YgaP family membrane protein; this encodes MYIDRLLRIIAGSFILISLLLAHYHSPNWLWFTAFVGLNLFQSGFTNWCPMITILDKLGVPRFPNESCRK
- a CDS encoding DUF302 domain-containing protein — its product is MELTRSYAFGKTVEMGYAETVARVREELAKEGFGVLTEIDVTEKFREKLGRDFRDYIILGACNPAMAWEAFQMELNIGTLLPCNVCVYTGNDGKTVVMAMDPVAALGIIGNAELTDVAATVRQKMERVLAAL
- a CDS encoding C-GCAxxG-C-C family protein — its product is MFWQNKQNVPVAESVADKVGIEAEGFYRSGKMHCAESVLMAARNQFFPSLPEEVVRAASGFGGGSGVGCICGAVSGGTMAFGFVLKDDKRTLKRVTKELHEWFKHEYGAACCRIATKNAKDKGGCAVLTGEVAKKVAELLLS
- a CDS encoding efflux RND transporter permease subunit; translation: MEKLGIAGKIAKSFINSKLTPLLVLAALLLGVYAVLVTPREEEPQIVVPMIDIYLPLPGSTPKEVEERVVVPFEKTMWELPGVEYVYSMSKPGMGLVTVRFLVGEDMEKSLVKLHNKVMEKRTILPPGAGEPLVMPKSIDDVPILTLTLWSGRYDGQTLRKLGRELCEELKKGYNVAETRIVGGLGRQLTVRLDSARLAAYGLSPLQVMGAIKGGNARLPSGAFSTGNREFLVETGSFIADAEDARRLVVSARDGRPVYLSDVATVVDGPEEPKDYVFFGLGPAADHKGISGNRAESYPAVTLSVAKRKGANATWVAEDLIRRVEFLKGKVIPSDVQVTVTRNYGETAKEKNNELLFHMFLAAISVTLLIAVFMGWRAGAVAAIAIPVTLALTMLVFNLIGYTLNRITLFALIFSIGILVDDAIVVVENIHRYFTTTRFKPLEAAIRAVDEIGNPTVLATFAVIASILPMGFVGGLMGPYMRPIPVGASMAMLLSMFIAFMVTPYFAYRLMKGESHFGSDAEAEESKLTLFYRKWMGRLIHRKPLRYGFLAGVTVLLLVSCSLIYFKLVTVKMLPFDNKNELQVIIDAPEGTPLEETARMTVEMAEALRTVPEVTDFQTYVGTSAPFNFNGLVRHYYLRSGSNVADIQVNFLPKGERKDQSHALATRIRPVLKAVADRHGARIKVAEVPPGPPVISTLVTEVYGPDQATRLDIAAKIKAIYEKIDGVVDTDWYVEDNQQKVTFAVDREKAALSGIAVEDVAKALRIALAGMDAGIMHLPEEKEPVPITLRLPVEQRSSVASLSSIYVPGPRGNVPLSQLIRVATGNEDRSLYRKNLKSVVYVTGDVAGKIEAPVYAILKMQKEIDKIALPGGYHIEQRAATQPWSEERPGIKWDGEWHITYEVFRDLGLAFGAVMILIYVLVVAWFKDFTTPLVIMVPIPLTLIGILPGHALFGAFFTATSMIGFIALAGIIVRNSIILIDFAELKRREGLPLDEAIIEAGAVRFRPMLLTAAAVVVGSFVIVFDPIFQGLALAMMFGEIASTTLSRVTIPILYYLVEDWKERRRKRDFPAISA